The nucleotide window ATCGCGAGGCGGCGGCCGCCCTCGGGCTACGGGTCGGCGATCCGGCCGTTCTCGACGCCCGCATGCTGCGCGTCGGGGAGGATCGCATCGTCTCCCGCGCTATCGACAACCGGATCGGGGCATTCGTGGTACTCGAAGCCCTGCGCTTGCTCGCTGGACGCGACCCGCGACCGGGCGCGTGTGTGGCCGCGGTGGCGACGACGCAGGAGGAGATCGGGTATCACGGAGGCGGCGCCCGCACCAGCGCTCACCGATTCCGCCCCGAAATCGCGTTGGTGGTGGACGTGACCTTCGCCACCGACTCGCCGCAGATGGACAAGAACCAGGTCGGCGAGCACAAGCTGGGCGGGGGCCCGGTGCTCGGCCGCGGATCGGCCATCCACCCCCTCGTCTTCGAGCGGCTCGCGGAGGTCGCCAGATCCGCATCCATCCCGCACACGATTCAGGCGAATGCCCGGGCCACCCATACGGACGCGGACGCGATTCACCTGTCCCGCGATGGCGTAGCGACGGGAGTCGTGTCTGTCCCGAACCGATACATGCATTCGCCCAACGAGATGGTCTCGCTCGCTGACCTCGAGGCGGCTGCACGCCTGCTGGCAGAGTTCGTTATCTCGCTCGACGCCGGGTCCGACTTCATCCCCCGCTGATCGGCATGGCTCTTCCCTGTCGGGAGGCGTGTCCGCGATGCACACGATAGACGAGATCGACGTTCAAGGGACGGTGGAGGCCTGTTTTCGGGCCGGCGCCGACGTAGAGCGCTGGCCTGAAATCCTCCCCCACTACCGCTGGGTGCGATTCCACGAGAAGCGCGGCTTCGGCACCGGACGTGTCGAGATGGCGGCGCGCAGGGATTTTGGCCCCCTCCGCTATCCGGTCTGGTGGGTGTCCGAGATGAATGTCGACGAGGCCCGCCCCGCGGTGCGCTACCGCCACGTGGCCGGGGTCACCACCGGCATGGACGTGGAATGGACCTTCCATGCGCTGGCGGGCGGAAGAACGCGGATCCGCATCGTACACGACTGGGCCGAGGGGCCGCAGTGGCCGCTGCCCCGCTTCGTACGCCGGATGATCGCCGACGCCATCATCGGTCCGGTCTTCATCCATCATATCGCCGGGCGCACCCTGAACGGGATTCGCCGGCAGGTCGAGAAGTCACGCGAGCAGGAGAGAGTTGCATGATCGCACCCCATCGGGCGGGGATACACGACGAGGGCGGCGACCAGACGGGCGCCGCCCGCCGCGTGGTGGTCACGGGAATCGGTTGCGTCACCCCGATCGGATCGGGCCCCGAAGGTCTGTGGGAGGGGCTGCGTCGTCGTCGATCGGCGGTGAGGAAGATCGATCGCTTCGACCCCAGCCCGTTTCGCAGTCACATCGCGGCGCAGATCGACGACTTCGATCCGCTCGATTACATGGAGCGCTCCAGGGCTCGCCGCCTCGACCGGTTCGCCCAGCTCGCGGTGGCATCTTCGCGGATGGCCCTGCAGGACGCCGGGCTCGATCCGACCGAGCTGCGGGGGGAACGGGTGGCGGTGCAGATGGGATCGGCGCTCGGAGGGATGAGCTTCGGCGAGGACCAGCTCCTGCGCTTCCACCGGGACGGAGTCAAGGCGGTGGAAACCATGCTCGCACTCACCGTCTTCTGCGGCTCCGCCTCGTGCAACGTGGCGATCGAGTTCGGTTTCACGGGCCCGAATTCGACCAACGCGATGAGCTGTGCGTCGGGGGCGATCGCGATCGGCGAGGCGTGGCGGTATGTGCGTGACGGCAGCGCGGATCTGGCCCTGGCGGGCGGGATCGAGGCCCCCCTGGCTCCACTCTGCTATGGGGCATTCGCCATCATCCGCGCGATGTCTACCCGCAACGACGATCCGGAGCGGGCGAGCCGCCCCTTCGACGCCGAGCGGGACGGGTTCGTCATGGGCGAAGGCGCGGCGGTCCTGCTGCTCGAAGAGCGCTCGCATGCGCTGGCGCGCGGCGCGCGCATCTACGCGGAGCTGCTCGGCTACGGCAACACCAACGATGCCCACCACATGACCGCACCCCGTCCCGACGGACGGGAAGCCGCCCGCGCGATGCGCCTCGCGCTGACCGCAGCCGGAGTCCAGCCGCACCAGATCGACTACGTCAACGCTCACGCCTCCTCCACCCCCCTCAACGACCCTACCGAGAGCCACGTCATCCGCGAAGTGCTGGGCGAGCAGACCGACCGCGCCGCCGTGAGCGGAACCAAGGGCTACTACGGTCACGCCCTCGGTGCCAGCGGCGCGATCGAGGCCGCCATCACCGCTCTCGCCATCCAGCGCAGCTGGATCCCTCCCACGCTCAACCTCGAGAGCCCCGACCCCGCGTGTGACCTCCCCCACGTGACCGGCGAAGGCCAAACCCGGGAGATCCGGTACGCGATCTCCAATTCCTTCGGCTTCGGCGGGATCAACGCCTCGCTCGTGCTCGGCAAAAGCTAAATTTCGCGCTGCGGGAACTTCCCTCCGATTCGAGACTACTAATCCCAAATCGGTCGGACGAGCGGATAATTATTCCCCCTAGAGGTTTGACTTCCCGTGCCTGCAGCAATATATTGTGCGGGTTATGACCTATCTTTCCGGGGCAGAGAATCCGTACGTGTGACCGCAGGGGCGGTGAGCGTCGCAAACCGACGAGGCTCGCTGCCCCTGTTGTTTTCCCATTCGAACGAGCCGAACTATGTTCTTCAGCTCCCGAGCCCTCGATTCCTTTGACCAGTACCTGCACGACGTCGAGAAGTACCCCCTGATCGATGATCCGGAAGAGGAACGAAGACTGGCACGGAAGGCGCGGGCCGGTGACAAGGCAGCAGCGGAGAGACTGGTAACGGCGAATCTGCGATTCGTCATCTCTTATGTGAAGAAGTACCAGGGGCGGGGTCTGGGGTTGGCCGAGCTGGTCTGCATCGGCAACGAGGGGCTGCTCAAAGCCGTCAAGAAGTTCGACCCCGAGAAGGGGGTCAAGTTCATCTCCTACGCTGTCTGGTGGATCCGCCAGACGGTCCTTCAAGCGCTGGCCGAGCAGACCCGCTCGGTGCGCATCCCGTTGAATCAGAACTCTAACCTCGTGCGCCTTTCGCGCACGGAGACCGCGCTGACCCAGACGCTCGGCCGCACTCCGACGGACCAGGAGATTGCGGACGAGATGGCGGAGCCGGTGGAGACGATCCGTGCCCTGCGCCGGGTGGCGGCCAGCGAGCTCTCACTGGACGCCCCGCTCGACCGGGGCGATCGCGATTCATCCTCCTTCGGGGAGCGGTTCGCGGGCTCCGAGGCGGAGGAGATCGAGGAAGAGGTCGAGTTTCAGGCGCGCCGTGAGTTCCTGGAGAAGATGTTCGAGAAGTACCTGACGGAGCGCGAGCGGAAGATCCTCTACCTCTACTATGGTCTGGACGAGGGTGAGGAGCGGACGCTGGAAGAGATCGGAATGCTGCTCGGGGTCACTCGCGAGCGCATTCGCCAGATTCGCAACCGGGCGTTCGAGAAGCTCCGGGAGAGCCCGGACGGGGCGGCGCTCGAAGGATTCTGGGCAGTCTCCTGAGCCGAACGTCGGTCTCGTTGCCCCGTGTCGCGGAGTGGTGAAGCGGGCTCGCCGAGATCCCATCCTTTACGCAGCGATCCACGATCGCCGGCACGGGTCGCTGGGTAAAGCAGCGGGGGATCGGAAGTCATCTTCCGATCCCCCGCTTTTGCTTCCCACCTCGAGGCCGCGGTTCCGACGTAATCCTGGTGTTGTCTATTCGTTCAGCGGCAGTACGACGCGCCAATCGTCGGCCGCTGCCGGCACTGTCACCGACTGCGTCCTTTCAGTCCCGATCGACACATCCATTCTCCGAATCGTCGGCGGCAGGGTGAGACGGTAGCTCGCGCGGGACTCCTCGGCATTCTCGATCAGCATCCCCCCGGGCAGGACCATCAGACTCTCCCCGTTGCCGTTGGTGATCTGTGCCGTGGCGCGATCCAGCGGAAGGACCTGGATCAGCAGCTGCCCTGCCACCTGACGCGACTGCAGCGAGAGCCGGAAGGTCTCCCCCGAAGCCGGGAACGACACCACCGAGCCGCCTGGCCCGATCACGGCGGGAGGCAGGACCGGCACCGCTGCCGGCGCTGCCCTCCCAACCCCGAGGTCGAAGGGGAGGACGCCGACCACGCGGGCGCGCACCGCGTCGACGGAGAGCGTGATCACCATCACGCCGCTGATGGCCGCGGCGACCGCCCACGTGCGGCGCGCCCGAACGGCCGACTGGTGACGCGTCTCGGCCGCGCGCAGGGCGCTGCGCGCCCTGGCCCGCTCCACCGCCGAAGGTGGTGTCGCGGTCCGCAAAGAGCGGAGATACCGCGTGACCTCGCGCGAGTGGCCTTCCACCTCGGCAAGGCGTGCGCGACAGCCGGGGCACCCGAGCAGATGGCGCTCCATGCGTTCCGAAGTCGCCTCGTCGAGCTCGCCATCCAGTCGCCGGACGAGATCCCCGAGCGACGGGTGGCGTGAACGTCTGGTTGCCGTCATAAGTCGACCTCGGATCTGGAGAGTTCCCGGGCGAGCTTGTTGAGGGCGCGTGCGATCATGCTTCCGACCGACTTCGTGGTGGTTCCTACCGCCTCGGCAATCTCCCTGTGGGTAAAGCCTTCTTCCCGCATCAGGAGCAGCGTGCGATCGCGGAGGCTCAGCGCATCCAGCGCCCGGTGCACCAGGGCCCGCCGTTCTGCGAGCTCCAGCGCGCGTTCCGGATCCGGAGGGTGCGAGGTTGCCACGAGCAGCTCCGCGGACTCGTCCAGCAGCTCTCGCCGTCGGCGGCTGACACGAGAGTCGTCCCGGACCAGGTTCGTTGCCACCCGGAAGAGCCAGGCGCGGAGTTGGTGCTCGGCGGGCCGTCGCTCGACCAGGCGGATGAAGCATTCCTGGGCAACATCGGCCGCGAGGTCGGGGTCGCCCGTGAGGTTCGCCAGATAGCGATAGAGGCCGTCGTACTGGGCCTCGAAGATCGACTCGACATTCACGCGCTTCAGAAGGTGAAGCGTACGCCCACGAGAGGGAGCCGCGGAATTCCGGGCTCGAAGCGATCGATCACCCCATCCCCGCACTCCCCTTCCATGCCGCGCGTCGCAGCGCACCCCGTGCTGCCGGCGTAAGTCACCGCGTTGTTCCGCCCGAGAGCGTTGCGGAGCTGGGCGTAGGCGGTAACATCCCATGTGCCCACCGTGCGAGTGATCTCGGCCACGAGATCGAGACTCGCGTACGCCGGCGTTCGCATCGCATTCGCCTCTCCCAACCGTACGACCGGCGGGTCCTCGCCCTCGTCCGGCAGGATGAGGCGCGTGAACGGCACCCCGGATCCGTAGGTAAACGCTCCCCCCAGACGTACGCCGTTCCCCACGTTGGCAAAGAGCATCGCGTCGAGCGCGTGCCGCACGTCGGCCGGAGCCGGGAACTCGAAGCGAGCGGTGTCCGGTTCGAACACCTCGGCCCGCATGGTGGAGAAGCCGAGCGTGTAGCCCAGCGAGCCGGACCATCGCTCGTTCTGCTGCCGGAGCAGCAGCTCGAAGCCGTAGGCGTCGTTGCTGGCCTGCACCGAGGGGTCCCGGTCGGGCACCACCCGTCCGCTGTCCGGGTTCGGCACCTCCACCCCTGCGGCCCAGCGACGATAGGCGTTGACGCCCACGATCCAGTTACCATGGAGCCACCGCTCCACTCCGGCACTCACTACGTCCGAGCGGACGGCCGCGTACCCCGCCGTCTGGGCCAGGACCCAGAGGTGCGTCAGGTGCAGCTGTGGCCCGAGCGGCCCCGCCACGGGAGCGATGTCCTGCGTGTATTGCCACGTTCGGGACCAGCCCGCCGAGAGCTGCGTACTCGCGCCTACCTCCAGGCTCGTCGCCAGCCGCGGCCCCAGCCGCACATCCCCTCCGTTCAGGACCGGGTCGCCGGATTCGACCCGCAGACCCGTCTCCAACGCCAGCGGACCAAACGCCAGGCGTTTCTCCGCCCACAACGCTCGATAGCGGAGGCTACTGCCCAGGGTCAGGTTGTTGACCGGCGTGCTGTCCCGCGGTAGCACCACCGCCAGATCGCCCAGGAGCGAGAAGGGGCCCTCGTAACCCACCGTGTCGCGGACGACTTCGAAGCCTACCACCCACCCCGGCGACTCCCCCCGTGGCGAGAGCTCCGCGCGCAGAGTCCGATGACGGATGGTGCTCTCCAGGGGTGGCAGGGTCGGCTCGTCCCCACGCAGTCTGACACGCTCATCGCGGAGGATCGAGGCGCGGAAGCGCGTCTGGCCGATGCTCAGGCCCAGCCTCAGCGGTCCGAGCGGCACCCCAACCGTCGCACGACCCGATTGGTTCCCCCACCGTCCGCGGTTCGCCTGGAGGATTCCGGGGATTCCGCCGCGCAGATGGTCGCGCTCGACGATCCCCGTGGCCGCGTAATCGAATCCTCCCAGCTTCCCATCGACCCTGGCGACGACGTCGGAGAAGTCGTACGGGATGTAGAGGTCCTCCTGCGCGGTGGCGGCGCCGGCCATGCGGGTGAGCAGGTCGACGTAGGTTCGCCGGCCAGCCACCATCCAGTTCAAAGCCCCATCGGGCGCGGCCCCGCTCAACGCGAGACGGGCGCTGGCCAGGGACAACTCCCCGCGCCCCTGCACCCCTTCTTCCAATTCGTCTGCCCCGCTCCGGGCGTGCAGGTCGAGCACCGCCGCCGCTCCCTCCCCGAACCGGGCGGGGCGCGGCCCGGGGTAGAACACCGCCTCGCCGAGCGCGTCCGGGTTGACCGCGGAGAAGAGCCACCCGGCATGGGTCGGATTGTAGAGCGGCATCCCGTCCAGGAAGACGCGCGTCTGGTCCCAGGATGCTCCGCGCGTCCACAGCGTGGCGGTGAAGTCGTCCCGCGTGGTCACGCCCGGGGTGCGCTGTAGCGCCCGAAAGAGATCGGTCTCCGCGAGGGTCACCGCCTCGACGAGCTCATCCTGCGTCAGCGATCGAATATCGAGAACGAGATGCTCCGGACCGCGTAGCGGCGAGAGGAGGAGGCGCCCCGAGCCTGCCGAATCGATGATGGCGGTCTTACGCAGGAAGGGGGGTGTACCTCGGGAGCGCACCTCGAGCGGCGCGAGCTTGACGGGTTCGACCTCCAGCCCGGCGGAAATCCGGGTGAGCGCTTCACCGCGCAACTCCACCTGGATGTGAGCGGGTAGGTACCCCAGCCGGCTGATCCGCAGCTGATACGATCCGGCCGGGACCGCCGGAAAGCGATACTCCCCCGCGGAATCCGCGGCAGTCGCCCAGCCCGCCCGCCCGGCCCCGCCATCCTCGACCGGGCGGAGGCGCACGACGGCCCCCGGTAAAGGCTGCAACGTCGCAGCGTCGACCACTCGCCCCGCAATCGCTCCCGTCTCCTGCGCCCCAGCGTACGCCGCCGCCGTGGCAGCCGACAACACGCTGGCGCCGACCAGAAAGAGGGCGCGGAAGAGCAGCCGAACCCCGCGAAGGCGGCACGCCCGGACACCCGGCGCGGAGCACCTCTTCCGCCGGTGTCGACTGTCAGGATAACGAGCCGCTTCGCGGGGTTCTGACATGCGGCGTGGGGCCGGTCAGCCGCCCCAGACGTTGTTCGCTCGGTTCACGTCCGGAAACGCGTTCTCCGCGTCGATCTCGACGCGGGTGGCCGCGCCCGGCACCGTCAACGAAACCGTATCCGCCCCTCCGAACCACCGCTCTACCGGGATCTCTCTCTCCACCACCGACCCGTCATCGAGCTGGATGGTGAGCCGGGTGGGCATCGGGATCTCGCCGAGCGAGCGCACCACGATCTCCGTACTGTCCGAGCTCTGCGCTACCGAATCCACCGCCTGGTCCAGCACACCCGTGCCGTAATACCAGCTCTTCCAGAACCAGTCCAGGTCACGCCCGGAGACGTCCTCGAAGGTGTTCCACATATCCCACGGGTACGGGTGCTTGAAGCGCCAGCGCTGGAGGTACTCGCGGTAGGCGCGGAGGAAGACCTCCTCACCCAACACCTCGCGTAGCGTGGCGAGCACCGTGGCCGGCTTGGCGTAGGTCGCGACCCCGTACGCCGGACCGGGATAATGATAGTCCGAGCGACGCATGATCTCGCCTTCCAGCTCCGCGCGCGCGACATCCAGGTAACTGGTGCGGTCGTCCAGCTCAGGGGCTTCGGCGCCGCGGTCCTTGCGTGCCTGACTCTCGTTGAAGTTCGTGGTACCCTCGTCCATCCAGGCGCGCCGGCGCTCGTCGTTGGACACGATCATCGGCACCCACATGTGCGCGATCTCGTGCGCCGCCACGTTGTAGAGGGCCTCGGGACCCGCCGTGGTGTACTCGCCGATCAGCGTGATCATGGGGAATTCCATCCCGCCGCCGATGATCCCCCCGCCCTCCACCACGCTCATCTGCGGCCACGGATACTCGATCCCCGTGAACTCGGAAAGAAAGCTCACCGAGTGCTGTGCATACTCGGCCATCTCCACCCAGAGCGGGGCGGTCTGGCGATAGATCGCGTCAACACGCGCGTAATCCGTCTGCCCATCTCCGTCGCGATCACCGACCGGAGCTCGTGCCGCATCCCATACTGACTCACGAGTGAGGCTGTACGCCACATCCCGCACCGAATCCGCTTCGAACACCCAGCGCTGTACACCCGAGCTCTGGCGCGTGACTTGACCCAGGTCCTCTGCCGTGACCACGTGAACGACGGTGTCGCTCTGCTCGGCAATCCGCAGGCGTTCCAGCACCTCGGGCGCAAGCACCTCCTCCGCATTGGTGAGCCGGCCGGTCCCCATCACCAGCCACCCGGCGGGCGCCTCGATGGTCACGCGATAATTGCCGAACCCCGCGTAGAACTCGGCGGTGCCGAGGAACTGGTCGGGATGCCAGCCCACCACGTCGTCCAGCACCGCCATCTGGGGATAGAAATAACCCAGGTGGATAAGGTTGCCCCGACTGTGGCCCATCCGCCCGCCGGCCCCCTGCTGCGGGATGCGTAGTGCCCACTCGAACCCGAGCTCTACTGTCGAATTCGGAGCGACCGGCTGCGGCGGAACGATGAGCAGCTTGGTACCATCCACCTGGTAGCCGGAGATGCCCTGCCCCTCCGCTTCGCTGAGCTCCTGCCCGTTCACGGCAACGCGGCGAAGCTGGACTCCGCCGGTCACCTCCACCGGCTCCAATCGCATGGCGCCGGGTGCATGGAAGTTCTGCGTGAGATCGACCACCAGGCCGTTGAGCCCGTGGGGCGAGTTGTTGTAGTAGCGGACGGTCGAGCTACCCTCGAGAAACTGGGAGTCCGGGTGCACCCGCAGCTCGATCGTATACTCGGCGTAATTCTGCCAGTAGTTTGGCCCCGGTCGCCCGGTGTCGGTTCTCGTCCCCGCGGCGATCGCCCCACGAAAAGCGGGCGGGGGCACCACCTCGGGGGCTTTTGCCGCGGCTACCGCGCGGCCTTCGTCGACCGGGGTGGGAACAGAGGGAGCACCCGAGCGCGAGGCAGGGGCGCAGGCAAGCAGAATGGCGAGTGGTACGACGGACCAGCGGTACATGCGCTCGTCTCCTCTGACTGCTGGTTGATGGACCTCCCTGGTGAGGCAGGCGGAGGCGTAATGGAGCGTCCCGACCATCCGTGAGGGCGGACGGTCGGGACGCCTGCTCAGGATGATTTCGCCCGAGCTTCTCCAGCGCGCAAGGAGGGTGCCCTGCTCAGGGGGCAGTCGTCACGGGCAGTACCTCCCCGTCCAGATCGTCGGGCGCGGCAATGCCGGCAACAGCGGCGAGCGTGGGCGCCACGTCGACCGTTCGTACCAGCTCGCTACGTCTGCCCGTCTGGATTCCCGCGCCGAGGAAGATCACGGGAACGTTGCGATCGTAGAACCAGGGCGTCCCGTGCCCGCTCCCGGTGCGGGCCGTCGACATGTAAGTGCCGGGAGGTCCGATCGCGATCCAGCCACGCCGCGCGAGATCGGGTTTCATGCGCTCCGGGTGGAATGAGTTCCGCAGCAGCCTCGCGACGGAGTCGCGGGGCTCACCGGAGGCGAGCTCGTCGCGCGTGTACACGTCGTGGAGGAACGGCAGCTCGCGGAGCGCCTGCGCCTGCGCGGCCGCCTCTTCTCCCGGCGCGGCCTTCGCCAGTGCAGCCTCGGCCACGCGCAGCATCTCCTCGCGCTCCCCACGCGTCAGGCGCTTCCCAGGTTCACCGTGCTCCGCGCGCCACTCGGGCATCGTCAACGCTCCGTGGTCGGCGGAAAGCGCGGCTACCCACCTTCCCTCCCCTATCTCCTCGTCGAGGAAGTCGAAGAGGTCGCCGAGCACCCGGTCGAGGTGCAGCAGGTTTTCGAGCTGCTCCTGGCTCAGGGGGCCGTTATCGTGGCCGATCCGGTCCGTCTGGGAGAAGCCCAGCGCCAGATAATCGGTGATCTCGTCGTCCCCGAGACCCGCCTCGCGAACCGCCACCTTGGCGAACTCGAGGGTCGCCCGATCCGGGTAGGGTGTGCCCGCCACCCAGTCAGCGAACGACTCGCCCCTTTCGCCTCCCTCGACGTCGTAGCGGTGCGGGAAGTAGGTGTGAACGCCGTCGCCCTCGTAGGGGGCCGTGTCAGGCCGGGCGAGGGCACGGGCTTCCGGCGATGCAGTGGCGTCCCAGACCGAATCGAGCAGCGTCGGCAGCACCTCTGCGTTGAAGCGGTCCACCCATTCGGGATATGCATCCCGGTAGTAGGACGAGGTCACGAAGCGCGCCTTACCCGCCTCGTACCAGTAGATCTCTCCCCTGGCGTGCGCCGCCAGCAACACCGCCACCCGATCCTTCCCTGCCACGGAGACGACCTTGGCCTCCGGGTTCGCCTCCACAATCCATTCCGCGAGCCCGCTACGCAGCAGGTTCAGTGGAGATCGACCCTCCATCTCCGGAAACCCCAGGATCGGAGAGGTCGTGTCAGCGACCGTGTACACGTTGACCCACTCCTCGCCAACCCGTTGCAGCCAGTCGTTGGCGACGATCCCGGTACGCGCCGGCACGGTGCCGGTGGAGAGAGTAGCGTGGCCCGCTGCCGTCTCCGAGATGCCGTGGTCGTGGACTCCCTCGAAATAGGCACCCTGGTCGATGAGGCGCCTGAATCCGCCGGTGTAGAAAGCATCGTAGCGGCTCACGAGGTCGGCCCGGAGCTGATCAATGGAGATGAGCACGACAACTGCCGGATCGGCTGGCGGATTCGAGGCCGCCGACGTGCACGCGGCCATCCAGCCGCAAGCCAGGAACGGGGCGACCCACCGACTGCGCAGGCTCACAGCGCCTCCTCTGACGGGATGTTGAACGATGGTCTGGACATGGGAACCAGGCGAGCGGAGTGTCAAGTTCCGGTGAAAGACCGGCGCCCGGAGAGTATCGGGGACCGACGACGCAAACCCGCAGCGGCAGCATCCGCCTCTCTCGCTACGGCGTGAGGATCAGCAGATGCGTGCCGGTAGCCCCTTCACGCAGAACGACTTCCCTCCAGCCGACCTCCAGGTAGTGCTGCCGGAGCCGCTCCAGGGCGCCCGGACTGAGGTGCTGGTGGATGCCGTACACGAACGTCTCGCCCGGCGGATGTCGCTCGAGGGCGCGGTCGATCACCCCCGCGAGTCCATCCGCCAGCCGGACATCGTCGGGGCTCGGAGTCGCTCGTGATCTTTCTGCCGACACGGACTGTGATACGTTCGAAGGGAAGCGCCGCGGCGGGGCGCGGGAGGAAAATAGTGCCCCGCGAGAGATTGTGCATCCTCTCGCGGGGCGGCCGGGTCAGGAACAGGGTCAGTGAGCGGACTCGGCACGGCGCCGGTCCGGCAGCATGGCTGGCACCAGCTGCCCTTCCAGGGACTCCTCCACCGCATGGCGGGCGCCGCGCGCCACATGGCGAGCCGACGTCACCGTGGCCTCTCTCGGGTGGGTGAGCGGGGGCGCCTCCTCTTCACGAAGACCTCCCGCCGTCCGGACGCCCACACCCTTGTCATACACCATCTGGCCGCCGAGATAGGCGCTGTAGATCATCGCCACGATCCCCATCGCCCCCACAGCGAGGTAGGCCGGATGGGGCTTGCGCTGTCCTACCCGCTTGATGGCCATCGCTGCGGCGGCGCCGATCAGACCCAGGTTCAGGGTACGGTGAGTGGCCAGCATTGCCGCACCCTCCTCGTCCGTCTGGACGGCTTCCTGCGCAATCAGCCCGAGCACTCCCGCAAAGGCCGCCGAGACCGCTGCCACCGGCATGGTGAGCCGGCCCACCTCGAGCAACCCCCTGTTCCTGGTGAGCAGACCCAGCGTGTCCGCAGCGATGGAGACCGGCAGTAGCGCGATCGGGTAGTGCACTGCCGCGGGGTGCAGCTCCTGAATTCGCATGGCCATGGAGAACCTCCGGGTAAGCGTAGTATCGAGCCCGAGGTCTCCAGGAATGCAAGCTTGGCACCCGCGCTCCGCCTATCAGCTCCGCAACACCCCCGCTCGCCGCAGCGCCTCTATCACCTGCTCGATCGACTGCCGCACGGACTGAGCGGTGGTGTCAAGGCGCAGCTCGGGCTCCTCCGGCTCCTCATAGGGGCTGCTCACGCCTGTGAAGTCCCGGATCTCACCCGCCAGCGCCCTGCGGTACAGGCCCTTGGGGTCGCGCTTGCGGCAGGTCTCCAGGTCGGCGGCCACGTGAACCTCGATGAACCGGCCTTCCGGGAAGAGAGCGCGGATTCGCTCCCGGTCCTCTCGGAAGGGCGAAACGAAGGTGCAGAGCACGATATCGCCCGACTCGAAGAAGAGCCGCGCCGTCTCTCCCACCCGGCGCAGATTCTCCCGCCGGTCCGCGTCCGAGAAGCCGAGATCGCCGCAGAGGCCGTGTCGCACCTGGTCTCCGTCCAGGAGCATCGTCTGGTGCCCTTGGGCGAAAAGCTCCTTCTCCACGCCGCGAGCGATCGTGCTCTTGCCGGACCCGGAGAGGCCGGTGAACCAGACCACCGCCGCGCCGTGACCGTTCCTCGCCTCACGCTCCTCGCGCGGAATGTTCCAGGACTGCCAGACCACATCCGGTGAAACGGCCCGGATCGCAGGCCTCTCCGCTGGCTGCGGCGCCTCCTTCACCTCGCCGCGGATCATCCCGCCCGCCACCGTGACGTTGGTGTGCGGATCGATCAGGATGAAGCTACCCGTCTGGCGGTTGCGCTCGTAAGGGTCGAAGAAGAGCGGCAGGCTGGTGGTGATCTCCACCCGACCGATGTCGTTCAGGCCGAAGGTCGGCACCTTCTCGCGGTGCAGCGTATCGACGTCGATGCGGTAGACGATATCGCTCACGAACGCCTGCGCCTGCCGCGTGGTGTGCATCAACACATACGGAATGTTCCGGTCGAGCGGCTTCTCGTTCATCCAGCAGATGATCGCCTCGAACCGGTTGGCAATGGAGGGGACGTTCTTCTTCCGTACGATCATGTCCCCGCGGCTGACGTCGATCTCGTCCTCGAGGGTGATCACAACCGACTCACCCGCGGCGGCCTCGTCCAGGATACCGTCGGCCGACTGCACGCTGGCGATGCGGCTGCCGTGGCCGCTCGGCAGGACCACGATCTCCTCGCCGGGCTGCACCGTCCCCGAGGCGATCCGCCCGGCGAACCCGCGGAAGTCCTGGTGCGGCCGGATCACGTACTGCACCGGGAAGCGGAAATCCACCAGGTTGCGGGTCACGCCGACATTCACCGTCTCCAGGTGGTGGAGGAGCGTGCTGCCGTCGTACCATGGCATGTTTTCGCTCTTCTCCACCACGTTGT belongs to Longimicrobiaceae bacterium and includes:
- the cysN gene encoding sulfate adenylyltransferase subunit CysN; its protein translation is MIQTATSAAPDMDLLRFTTAGSVDDGKSTLIGRLLYDTKSIFADQLEAIERTSRQRGEGYVNLALLTDGLRAEREQNITIDVAYRYFATPKRKFIIADTPGHVQYTRNMVTGASTAELAIVLVDARKGVLTQSKRHGFISSLLRIPHIVVAVNKMDLVDYDEEVYEQIVAEYREFAQKLDISDLTFIPISALHGDNVVEKSENMPWYDGSTLLHHLETVNVGVTRNLVDFRFPVQYVIRPHQDFRGFAGRIASGTVQPGEEIVVLPSGHGSRIASVQSADGILDEAAAGESVVITLEDEIDVSRGDMIVRKKNVPSIANRFEAIICWMNEKPLDRNIPYVLMHTTRQAQAFVSDIVYRIDVDTLHREKVPTFGLNDIGRVEITTSLPLFFDPYERNRQTGSFILIDPHTNVTVAGGMIRGEVKEAPQPAERPAIRAVSPDVVWQSWNIPREEREARNGHGAAVVWFTGLSGSGKSTIARGVEKELFAQGHQTMLLDGDQVRHGLCGDLGFSDADRRENLRRVGETARLFFESGDIVLCTFVSPFREDRERIRALFPEGRFIEVHVAADLETCRKRDPKGLYRRALAGEIRDFTGVSSPYEEPEEPELRLDTTAQSVRQSIEQVIEALRRAGVLRS
- a CDS encoding DUF2231 domain-containing protein, with amino-acid sequence MAMRIQELHPAAVHYPIALLPVSIAADTLGLLTRNRGLLEVGRLTMPVAAVSAAFAGVLGLIAQEAVQTDEEGAAMLATHRTLNLGLIGAAAAMAIKRVGQRKPHPAYLAVGAMGIVAMIYSAYLGGQMVYDKGVGVRTAGGLREEEAPPLTHPREATVTSARHVARGARHAVEESLEGQLVPAMLPDRRRAESAH